In Rhodohalobacter sp. 614A, the sequence TACCGAATTTTGATTGCGGAAAATATTTCCAGCTCTTGACTGCATGAAAAAGTTCCCCGGAAGGGGAGGAGCTTCCTTTTTAAAGAAGCTCCTTGTTCCGAAAACTGATATACTGATCACCAGCAATAATGATGTGATCATCCACAGCAATTTGTACCAAATCAAGCGCATCTTTAATTTGACGGGTTATATTGATATCTGCTGCGGATTCTTTCATATATCCGGAGGGGTGATTATGGGAAAGAATCACGGATCTGGCTTCTCTTACGATTGCTTCTTTCACAACCTGTTTGATCTCAACCACGGTAGCGCTTGATGAGCCGGTTGATACGGTTAACTGGCTTTCAAGTATCTTGGCATTGTTTAAGAAAAGCACGATAAATTTTTCTTGTTTTAAGTCTCTAAAACGCGGAGACAAATAAGCTGCTGCTGATTCAGGAGATGTAATTTTAATCTCCTCCGATAAATTTTCAGTGTTGTATCTTCGGCCAACTTCAAAACAAAGATTCAGCCGTTCGGCCTCTTTCTTTTCAATTCCTGATTGAAAGGCAATGCTTTGAAAATGTTCTTTTCCGATTGCTCGTAAACTTCCAAAGTGATCTAAGACCTTTTTAGCAGATTCTTTATTGCTTGTAATCAGGCTTAAAAGCTCATGATTGGACAAGGATTCTGCTCCATAGGTTTTAAACTTTTCATAAATGGTTTCCATAACATCCGAATTTTTAATGATGGCTGTTGTCGCCAGCCGTTTTAAATGAAAGTGAAACCCAGGGAACGGGGGAACCCGTGCCCCGGGGTTATTGTTAATTAGCCGCTTTTTCAAGCAAGCGAATATTCAGGGCTTTGATCTCAGCAGAAACCTGCTCGTTGCCTTCTTTATCTTCCCATTTCCGATACTCAATCGGTCCCTCAAACATGGCCAAAGAACCTTTTTTCAGGTACTCCCCGGCGATTTCTGCGGTGCGTCCCCAGGCAACTACCCGGTGCCATTGGGTTTTTTGTTGGATTTCTCCGTTTTCGTCTTTCCATCGCTCCGATGTAGCAACAGAAAGAGTCGTAACAGGGGTGTCGTTTTGGGTATGTCGAACTTCGGGATCGGCCCCCAAATGGCCGATAATTTGCGCTTTATTATACATAACTTTGTAGGTTTCGTTAATGTTTGGCGGCCTGTCATCATCAGTGCCGGCAGGCCAGTTCCGGCAGACTCCGAAACCTCGGAGTTTCGACTTGTGCCCGGAGCCTTGCGGTCTGTCTTTCAGGCAAATACACGCTGGGGGTGAGGTGTTGTTACCTCCGGGACTTTCAATAAATCAAAGAACCCAATCAAGAATAACCCTCATCCTTAATCCACTAATAAGTTACGCAATGCGTAACATTTAAGCAAGGTTAATTTCCTGTAAATCCAAAAAACATAATGATTTAGGAATATTATAGTATTTCCTAAAAATTTTAAGAGAAGCTCATTATTTGAAAGAATACCCTCCTCTAAGAAAATGAGGGGGGATAAAAGGGGGGAGTTTGCCATCAAGAGAGACGCTATTGA encodes:
- a CDS encoding JAB domain-containing protein, which translates into the protein METIYEKFKTYGAESLSNHELLSLITSNKESAKKVLDHFGSLRAIGKEHFQSIAFQSGIEKKEAERLNLCFEVGRRYNTENLSEEIKITSPESAAAYLSPRFRDLKQEKFIVLFLNNAKILESQLTVSTGSSSATVVEIKQVVKEAIVREARSVILSHNHPSGYMKESAADINITRQIKDALDLVQIAVDDHIIIAGDQYISFRNKELL
- a CDS encoding single-stranded DNA-binding protein, producing MYNKAQIIGHLGADPEVRHTQNDTPVTTLSVATSERWKDENGEIQQKTQWHRVVAWGRTAEIAGEYLKKGSLAMFEGPIEYRKWEDKEGNEQVSAEIKALNIRLLEKAAN